The Chloroflexota bacterium genomic interval GATAGGTTTTATGATGAGCACACAGAACATGGACCGGGCGACCGCGGAAAAAGCCGCCAGGGAATACATGGACACCATGCCGGCGTGGCAGGGGAAATAATAAATGGGTGTTAAAGAGGGGCGAAGCCCCTCTCACCTAACCACCTCCCCCTCTCCTTTGAAGGAGAGGGGGACACAGGGGGTGAGGATGACTGCAGAAAAATATTTAATCGCCTATTGCGGCCTGTACTGTGGAGACTGCTCTAGCTATCAGGGCAAAATTGCTGATTTAGCCCGTGACCTGAGGAAGGAGTTGAGAAAGGCCAAATTCGATAGAACTGCTGCCGCTCTCTCCGAAGTTCCTTTCTTCGCCACTTTTAAGAATTACCAGCAGAGCTACGAGTTGCTGGGCGCTTTGGTCAGATTTCGCTGCAAGAATACCTGTCGCGGTGGCGGTGGTCCGCCTCACTGCAAAATGAGAAAGTGTTGCCAGAAAAAAGGCCTTGACGGCTGCTGGCAATGCGAGGATTTTGAAACCTGTGAGAATCTGGACTTTTTAAAGACCGTTCATGGTGACGCGCATCTGAAAAATTTGAGAATACTGAAGAATAAAGGCGAAGATGCCTTTCTTGCCGGTAAAAAGTACTGGCATTAACCTTTGGCGCTATAAAGCGTTATAATGAATGGGGGGAGTAAGAAGGGGAGGTACATTATGAGTATGGATATGTTTGAAAAGCAGGCTGGGGATTTGCAGTCCAACGAAGCACCGCTGGCCACCCGCATGCGACCGAACAGCCTTAACACGTTCGTCGGGCAGGAGCATATCATCGGCCCGGGCCGTGTGCTGAGGAAAGCCATTGAAAGCGGCAAGATTCCCTCGATTATTCTCTGGGGTCCACCGGGCAGCGGCAAGACAACGCTGGCCTACATCATTGCCAATATGACCGGTGCCAATTTCTCCCCTATCAGCGCCGTCAGTGCTAACGTGAACGACCTGCGACGCATTATCGAAGAGGCAAAGGGTCGCCGCCAGATGAACCTCCAGAAAACCATCCTCTTCATTGACGAAATTCACCGCTTCAACAAAACGCAGCAGGATGCCGTGTTGCCTTTTGTTGAAGACGGCACCATAACGCTCATCGGTGCCACCACCGAGAACCCTTCCTTTGAGGTCACCTCCCCTCTCCTCTCCAGAAGCCGCGTTATGCCCCTCAGGCCCCTCACCGATGAACAGATACAGGTCATCCTCACCAGAGCCCTCAAGGACACCCTTCGCGGACTGGGTTATCTCAATGTGGAGGTCGCACCCGAGGCAATGGGGCACCTGATTACGTTATCCAACCATGATGCCCGTATCGCGCTCAATGCCCTGGAAATGGCAGCCTTGAGCACGCCTCCCGATGAAGAAGGGAAGCGTTATATTACCCTGCCCACGGTTGAGGACGCACTTCAGCGCCGCGTGCTGCCTTACGATAAAGACGGCGACCAGCACTATGACCATATTTCCGCCCTGCACAAGTCCATGCGCGGCTCTGACCCGGATGCCTCTCTATATTGGCTGGCCAGAATGCTTGACAGCGGTGAAGACCCCTTATACATTGCCCGCCGCCTGGTTCGCTTTGCCTCGGAAGATGTCGGCATGGCAGACCCGCAAGCCCTGGTAATCGCCATGGCAGCACAGCAAGCGGTCCACTTCATCGGCATGCCCGAGGGCAACCTGGCGCTGGCCGAGGCAGCGGTTTACATGGCTACCGCCCCGAAGAGCAATTCACTATATGAAGCATACTCCCGTGCCCAGCAGGAAATTACCCAGGGCCCCAGTGAGGCAGTTCCCCTCCACCTGCGCAACCCGGTGACACCGCTCATGCAGGAGATGGGACATGGCAAGGATTATAAGTACGCTCACGACTATCCCGACCATTTTGCGGAGCAGCAGAACCTGCCGGACCACCTTCAGGGTGCAAAATATTACAAGCCAAGTACGCAGGGCTACGAAGCGCAGATCATCACCCGCTTGAAGTCCTGGTGGCAGAGAAAGACGCAACCGGAACAATCTGAAACAGAGCAGACCGAACTAGAACCATCCGAAACAGAACCAGAGGATAATTCGTCAGAAGAATCCTGAGTTTACTCCAAATTGATCTCGCGGGGAGTTACCCGACACTTCTCCGCGGTTATGATAGCGATAATATCCATCACGGCGCTGTCGATCTCATCCCGCTGGCTGTAGACCACGTAATCAAATAACGATGATTGTTTTATTTCTTCAGTTGCGGTCCGCATGCGCAAGTTCAGGTCAAATGATGATTCAGTATGCCGCTTTTTTAATCTCTTCCCCAGTTCCTCCATCGATGGCGGCATGAGGAAAATGAATACCGCCTGGGGTACTATCTTCTTGATGGCTGTTGCGCCCTGTATGTCCACTTTAACAATTGTATCCTGGTC includes:
- a CDS encoding DUF3795 domain-containing protein; this encodes MTAEKYLIAYCGLYCGDCSSYQGKIADLARDLRKELRKAKFDRTAAALSEVPFFATFKNYQQSYELLGALVRFRCKNTCRGGGGPPHCKMRKCCQKKGLDGCWQCEDFETCENLDFLKTVHGDAHLKNLRILKNKGEDAFLAGKKYWH
- a CDS encoding replication-associated recombination protein A yields the protein MDMFEKQAGDLQSNEAPLATRMRPNSLNTFVGQEHIIGPGRVLRKAIESGKIPSIILWGPPGSGKTTLAYIIANMTGANFSPISAVSANVNDLRRIIEEAKGRRQMNLQKTILFIDEIHRFNKTQQDAVLPFVEDGTITLIGATTENPSFEVTSPLLSRSRVMPLRPLTDEQIQVILTRALKDTLRGLGYLNVEVAPEAMGHLITLSNHDARIALNALEMAALSTPPDEEGKRYITLPTVEDALQRRVLPYDKDGDQHYDHISALHKSMRGSDPDASLYWLARMLDSGEDPLYIARRLVRFASEDVGMADPQALVIAMAAQQAVHFIGMPEGNLALAEAAVYMATAPKSNSLYEAYSRAQQEITQGPSEAVPLHLRNPVTPLMQEMGHGKDYKYAHDYPDHFAEQQNLPDHLQGAKYYKPSTQGYEAQIITRLKSWWQRKTQPEQSETEQTELEPSETEPEDNSSEES
- a CDS encoding guanylate kinase is translated as MSRRPSSPLGSPKKPLLIILSGPSGVGKDALLNRMKEFKYPLEYITTVTTRLRRAGERNHIDYHFIAPEKFQDMIKQGELLEYAKVYGNWYGVPKEPIKQALNSDQDTIVKVDIQGATAIKKIVPQAVFIFLMPPSMEELGKRLKKRHTESSFDLNLRMRTATEEIKQSSLFDYVVYSQRDEIDSAVMDIIAIITAEKCRVTPREINLE